A region from the Simiduia sp. 21SJ11W-1 genome encodes:
- a CDS encoding TIGR00730 family Rossman fold protein: MQPHKRIRYCRRRPIAWHLQTPAYRLAFADDDFLLSEDMRAVRLMLELSKPEAELRANNIEQTVVMFGSARTVDAETVKLKLAELPDTEENKHKRRALTRGAAYYEEARRLAGLIAKESPASACGELHVITGGGPGVMAAANRGASEQGAKSIGLNIVLPHEQYPNPYITPELCFRFHYFAMRKMHFLMRAKALVVFPGGFGTLDELFETLTLVQTQKIKPLPILIFGKEYWARLLNFDAMVEDGMISPEDVQLFQYVETAEQAWQLIQEGIVQLQTAP; this comes from the coding sequence ATGCAGCCGCACAAGCGCATCCGCTATTGCAGGCGCCGGCCTATCGCCTGGCATTTGCAGACGCCGGCCTATCGCCTGGCATTTGCAGACGACGATTTCTTACTGAGTGAAGACATGCGCGCAGTGCGCTTGATGCTTGAACTCAGTAAGCCTGAAGCCGAACTGCGTGCCAACAACATAGAGCAAACGGTGGTGATGTTTGGCAGTGCGCGCACGGTAGATGCCGAAACGGTAAAACTGAAACTGGCAGAGCTACCTGATACCGAAGAAAATAAGCACAAGCGTCGCGCCCTAACGCGCGGCGCGGCCTATTATGAAGAGGCGCGCAGGCTGGCGGGCTTGATTGCCAAAGAATCGCCAGCCAGTGCCTGTGGAGAGCTGCACGTGATTACCGGCGGCGGCCCGGGAGTGATGGCGGCCGCTAATCGTGGTGCCAGCGAGCAGGGCGCAAAATCCATCGGCTTGAATATTGTGCTGCCACACGAGCAGTACCCCAACCCCTACATCACGCCCGAGCTGTGTTTTCGCTTTCACTACTTTGCCATGCGCAAAATGCACTTTTTAATGCGCGCAAAAGCGCTGGTGGTGTTCCCGGGCGGTTTTGGCACGCTTGATGAGCTATTCGAAACCTTAACGCTTGTACAAACGCAAAAAATCAAACCCTTGCCTATTTTGATCTTTGGCAAGGAGTATTGGGCGCGCCTGCTGAACTTCGATGCCATGGTGGAAGACGGCATGATCAGCCCGGAGGATGTACAGTTGTTTCAATATGTAGAAACCGCAGAGCAAGCATGGCAGTTGATTCAAGAGGGGATTGTGCAGCTGCAAACGGCGCCTTGA
- a CDS encoding penicillin-binding protein activator, with protein sequence MATGLLCLWLAACSAPVKKTEVDTAQALPSYSMESVQTLLLQARAALSPEKEQLLIQSAEQLQHLGDADWARNLLGSIDTSRLAPEDLWHYTTLYSNLLLAQEANFLAQEVLMNPKLTEQWELMPKDTYISLRSQRAALLATLGETELAVQEYIALDHAGLAPEQRQQNQDALWQTLMDQPRTHLQQLARNSGNLELQGWYQLAALSKNNQHQLESQLRSVDDWLMRWPGHPAASRLPRDLQLLQQLIAEKPQHVALLLPVSGKLGRAGRAIRDGFFAAHYQSLQAGSPAGRISLYDTNLGDIQTLYQQAVADGAQLIIGPLDKDKVAELALLPVLPVPTLALNRIEQPAGLLPTQNLMQFGLAAEDEARQAARRAWLEGHRLAMVIAVDASWADRSAVAFISEWQALGGTVVEYAKFTGKADYSKIVQRGLLIDHSNQRAANVRNILGRAMEFEPRRRQDVDMIFITALPNQARQLKPTLKFHQASNIPVFATSHVYAGEENPKLDSDLNGIRFSTLPWIFNEQSEEKRAIERFSHDPSFNRLYAMGVDAYHLYPRLRQLREIPNATVFGATGNLQLTPEGHIVREQMWAYIRRGLAQPLPMVISNEAELSDS encoded by the coding sequence ATGGCCACGGGCCTCCTGTGCCTGTGGCTTGCAGCCTGTTCTGCGCCGGTTAAAAAGACCGAGGTAGATACCGCCCAAGCCCTGCCAAGCTACTCCATGGAGAGCGTGCAAACCCTGCTGCTGCAAGCCCGCGCGGCATTGTCTCCGGAAAAAGAGCAGCTGCTGATTCAATCGGCTGAACAACTGCAGCACCTAGGCGATGCCGATTGGGCACGCAACCTACTGGGCTCTATTGATACCAGCCGGCTGGCACCGGAAGATCTGTGGCACTACACCACCCTCTACAGCAACCTGCTGCTGGCACAAGAAGCCAACTTTCTGGCCCAGGAAGTGCTGATGAACCCCAAGCTCACCGAGCAGTGGGAACTGATGCCCAAAGACACCTACATCAGCTTGCGCAGCCAGCGCGCAGCGCTGCTGGCCACACTGGGTGAAACAGAACTGGCAGTGCAGGAGTACATAGCGCTCGATCACGCGGGCCTGGCCCCTGAACAACGCCAGCAAAACCAGGACGCCCTTTGGCAAACCCTGATGGACCAACCGCGTACCCACCTGCAGCAGTTAGCGCGCAATAGCGGCAATCTCGAGCTTCAGGGCTGGTACCAACTGGCGGCGCTGTCTAAAAACAACCAGCACCAACTGGAATCACAATTGCGCAGCGTAGACGACTGGTTAATGCGCTGGCCCGGCCACCCCGCAGCCAGCCGCCTGCCGCGCGATCTACAGCTGCTGCAACAGCTCATTGCCGAAAAACCCCAGCACGTGGCCCTGCTGCTGCCGGTAAGCGGTAAGCTTGGCCGTGCTGGCCGCGCCATTCGCGACGGTTTTTTTGCCGCCCACTACCAGTCGCTGCAAGCTGGCAGCCCGGCCGGGCGCATCAGCCTGTACGACACCAACCTGGGCGACATTCAAACCCTCTACCAGCAGGCGGTGGCAGACGGTGCACAACTGATTATCGGCCCACTTGATAAAGACAAGGTGGCCGAGCTGGCACTGTTACCTGTGCTGCCAGTGCCCACGCTTGCACTCAACCGCATTGAACAACCGGCAGGCCTGCTGCCCACCCAGAATTTAATGCAATTTGGCCTGGCCGCCGAAGACGAGGCCCGCCAGGCTGCGCGCCGCGCGTGGCTTGAAGGCCACAGGCTTGCCATGGTGATTGCCGTAGATGCCAGCTGGGCTGACCGTTCGGCAGTGGCCTTTATCAGCGAGTGGCAGGCACTCGGCGGCACTGTTGTGGAATACGCCAAATTTACCGGCAAAGCGGATTACTCCAAGATTGTGCAGCGCGGCTTGCTGATTGATCACTCCAATCAGCGGGCGGCGAATGTACGCAACATTCTTGGCCGCGCCATGGAGTTTGAACCTCGCAGGCGCCAAGATGTAGACATGATTTTCATCACCGCACTGCCCAATCAGGCGCGCCAGTTAAAGCCCACACTCAAATTCCACCAGGCCAGTAATATTCCCGTGTTTGCCACCAGCCATGTGTATGCCGGTGAGGAAAACCCGAAACTCGACAGCGACCTCAACGGCATTCGCTTCAGTACCCTGCCCTGGATCTTTAATGAGCAAAGCGAAGAGAAGCGCGCCATTGAACGGTTCTCGCACGATCCCTCCTTCAACCGCCTTTACGCCATGGGCGTAGATGCCTACCACCTATACCCGCGCCTGCGCCAACTGCGCGAAATTCCAAACGCCACGGTTTTTGGCGCCACTGGCAATTTACAGCTCACGCCTGAAGGCCACATAGTGCGCGAGCAAATGTGGGCGTATATTCGCCGGGGCCTTGCGCAACCGCTG
- the rsmI gene encoding 16S rRNA (cytidine(1402)-2'-O)-methyltransferase has product MNEPALYVVATPIGNLGDMVPRAVETLQTVALIAAEDTRHSAKLLEHFHIKTPLVAYHDHSDSHRTAQLIARLQAGESVALISDAGTPLVSDPGYQLVAAARAAGVRVVPVPGACAVIAALSASGLASDRFSFEGFLPAKQVARSKRLAELAGDTQTLIFYEAPHRILATLEDLVAAFGPERQVVVARELTKTFETFLSGSACEVRDRVAGDSNQQRGEIVLLVAGAPKVQTVALDERAQQVMTLLAAELPPKKASALAEQITGVKKKQLYQWYVETRP; this is encoded by the coding sequence ATGAACGAACCCGCTTTGTATGTTGTTGCCACGCCGATTGGAAATTTGGGCGATATGGTACCGCGAGCCGTTGAAACTCTTCAAACAGTGGCATTAATAGCCGCTGAGGATACACGTCATAGCGCCAAACTGCTGGAACATTTTCACATCAAGACGCCCCTGGTGGCCTACCACGACCACTCGGATTCACACCGCACTGCCCAGCTTATAGCGCGCCTGCAGGCGGGCGAGAGTGTGGCCTTGATCAGTGATGCCGGCACCCCGTTGGTCTCTGATCCCGGGTATCAGTTGGTGGCCGCCGCCCGTGCCGCTGGCGTGCGGGTGGTACCAGTGCCCGGGGCCTGCGCTGTAATTGCGGCGCTGTCGGCCTCGGGCCTGGCCTCAGACAGGTTCAGTTTCGAGGGCTTTCTGCCGGCCAAACAGGTGGCGCGCAGCAAGCGTCTGGCAGAGTTGGCCGGCGATACCCAAACCCTGATTTTCTATGAGGCGCCGCACCGGATTCTGGCCACCCTGGAAGACCTGGTTGCAGCCTTTGGGCCAGAGCGTCAGGTGGTGGTAGCCCGCGAGCTCACCAAAACCTTCGAGACGTTTTTGTCAGGCAGCGCGTGCGAGGTGCGAGACAGGGTGGCTGGCGACAGCAACCAGCAGCGTGGCGAAATTGTGTTGTTGGTAGCCGGCGCACCCAAAGTGCAAACAGTGGCGCTCGATGAGCGCGCCCAACAGGTGATGACGTTGCTGGCCGCCGAGCTGCCCCCTAAAAAGGCCAGCGCCCTTGCCGAGCAAATCACCGGCGTAAAGAAAAAGCAGCTCTACCAGTGGTATGTGGAAACGCGCCCATAA